The DNA region tgtcggtgattgctatttagtttctccCTTCCTAACCGGCTCCGGGTTCTTTGATGTTGAGAGTGCGGACAACAGGATCACCTCATCGATCGCGAACATTTTTTTTGCGGCCAGCTGCTCTCCGTAAACCGTCTTGATGCCTCTCGGAGTGGGGAACTTCAGTGCCCGGTGTAGTGTCGAGGGTATTGCCCTCACGTTGTCAATCCATGTCCTTCCGAATAGAGCATTATACCTTACATCCCTTTAAATCACATAAAACTTTGTTTACTGAATGGTCCCAGCGGTGTTCACCGACATTGTTATCTCCcatttagtagtttcacatgccatgttgaattcgTTTAAAACCCGAACTGCaggcactatttggtcttgtacacccagttgctctacgaccctcgatctgatgatattggtcgagctacctggatcaattaagaCACACTTAACtcaagatttatttatgagtacagatattaccagtgcatcattatgtggttgcacgatgcctttagcatcctcgtcgttgaaagagaTGGTCCCCTccggtatgtaatctcgagttcaTTTTTCCCTTGTAATTGACGCCTTAGTGCACTTTAGCATTGGCCCCTGGGGGATGTcgactccaccaatgatcatgttaatgatgtgatgaggttcctcttgctcgatttgtttgttggagtccctattccttgAAGTGCTTTTTAGCTCGATCGCTCAGAAATTCCCGCAGGTGCCCGTTATTGAATAACCAGGCCACTTCTTCTCTTAGATGTCGACAGTCTTCGgtcctgtggccatgagtgccataaTACTTACACATCAGGTTAGAGTCTCTTTGGGCAGGATCAGATTGCAACGAccgaggccacttggtatctttgatgcgtccgatggcagaTACAATATCGGCAATATCTacactgaagttgtattccgataatccCGGTGCCTCCCTGGCCCCGAGTGTCCTATCAAAAGTGtttttactcatgagtccccgacTATTGTGGCCTCGATCGCTCATTTTCTTCATTCATCGCAGGGTTACGTCCGGATCCGCTACCCCTTCGATCTCCGTTATACGGTTGATACTGATCTCTGTTCGGTCTTGGTTGATGATCGATGACTCTTTTAGACCTGTCATTAGTTATgatgggataaacggacccggggGCCCCGAGCTGATCATCCTTGACTCTTATTTTCGATTGGTACATGTTATGGACGTTAGCCCAAGTTACCGCCGGGTACtctatcaaattctgcttcagctgctGCAAAGCCAAGGAGCTTTGGGGGTTGAGTCCTTGAGTGAAcacctgaacggcccaatcgtccgcaaccggaggcaggtccattcgttccatttgaaacctcgacacgaattccctgagcattttgttatctctttgttttactttgaaaaggtctaattttctagtctcgaccttgataTCCCCGGCGTGAGCTTTCACGAAGGCATCTGCAATCATAGCAAACAAATCAATGGAATTAGGGaataagttgtgataccatatcactGCCCTTTTCGACAGGGTTTCTCCAAACGTTTTCAGCAAAATcgactcgatttcatcatcttctaagtcgtttcccttgatggcacatgtgtaggaggtcacgTGTTCATTTGGATCCATGGTTTCGTTATACTTTGGAATTTTTGGCATACAGAACTTTTTCGGGATTGGTTTCGGTGCCGCGCTCGGAGGGAAAagcttttggacaaatttcttggaatccaggccttttaatatcgggggtgctccttGGGTTTGATCAACTTTGGAGTTATATGTCTCCACTTTTTTTCGTtggcttcaatcttcttttccctcGATTCCATCTgctttgtcagttcctcaagcatctttattatttcggagttggtcccggGTTCAACCTCACCCGGCCTTTCCTTGGTTTGTTCATTTCTTCGGGTGTTTTACCGGGatggttcgggctcaactctTTTGGGGGCGCGTCTTTGGTTCTATAGCTGGGCTATTGCCTCCTGTTGAGATTATAACATTTCGAAGATTACCCACAAATTGATCATGTCGCCTTCACTGTCATGCGTGCCCCCGGCTATTAATCGGACTCCTCCGCGAATGTTGTTCTTAAGGTCGGTAGGTAAGTTTGcatcgatggccacatgtgagttggCATCGATTGGGTCCGCAACCGGAACTCCGTTGGGTTCAATAGGGGGCACCTCGTTGCTGGGCATtatattgttgttctcgccatggtggccaGACTCAGCATCAACATTCAAGTGAgcagattgagagtttgacattcttaaattgacctgaaattaaaatctcaaagaacaagcgtaaaacagAGTGCGCTAtaaaaatttgtatcaaattaccactattatccttagccataggcgccaaactgtttacccttaaaaatggataataattgaatttatacgcggttttaaggatatgcggattaattcaatacaagtgatcaATGACGTTAGATTAAGCAAATAAAAGAAGTAATAAATGGCCAAACCAATGATAGGAGTGAGTCCGAGCTCGGTTAATGGCTTAACGGGAAACCTGTTTTCAGTTCCGAGCTTGCacttatgaagaacttatgaacaaaaGCAATAACTTTGAATAACTTCCGGAAACAAAAGTATATTGTCTgggtatgcgtgttacaatgtcccTAATGAATAATAaactttccctttatatagtaggggagtcatACCCCacgtacaattctaagaaagatAAAAACCTTCATTTTCGCTAATCACTGATTTTCTGCCGATACGGGCCGAGATTCACGCCGGTTGGGCACAGATATCACGGTCCTTTGTTAGTCGTGTGTGATCATTTGGCAACGCTCTCCGAAGTCTTGGGACTCGAACCGAACCTGGGGGACGTGGTCCCGATGGCTCCGAGGGTAGGTGTCTCGCTCGGGTCCTGATGCGAGAGGTTCCTGGTTTTGATTTCGATTCCTTACGGTCGTGTCCCTGCTCCGTTGCCTCACCAAAAAACCGGTGCTCATTGAACTCGATTTCACCAGTATACAACATCCAATTGAAGCTAGATAATGGTTGTAAagtttttgttttaaaatcaaaagtCTATTGCTGATTGAAACTTATTGTTGAACATCCTCCCTTTGAAGTACAGCCATGTCAACAACCACAACATGTACGCCTTAACTTAAACAAGCTAGGATTAGATATGAATTCTCACCGATCATAGTTTTCATTTAAACATATCAAGCTAACATTATACAAAGTGAAAATAAAAAGTACTAGAGTTCTTTATATATCTTAATTATATAAAAATCAAGAGGCGGACCTAGAAGGGATCACCAGCTCTCGGTAACTTCAGAaaaagtatatgtatatatatgtgtatatatattaaataacaaGTATATATTTCAATTGACACCTTATGATTCAAATTATAGGCAACATCATTTGTTGATTTAGGGGAATACAACTTAACTTTTAGTGTGATGCCTGGATTCGGTTCCGACTCCAGCATTTGCTTAAATTTTGCTGGCCCCGCCATTTTTAAATCCTGAGCCCGCCTCTATAAAATTccataataatattaaaattaaagaGTCCAAGAGACAATTCAAGAGTTGCAAAATAGGTGTGGCAATGTGCTTCATGTGCTTAACTCTAACATTAACCAAAAAGGGAAGAATTTTTCCCATCATtgcctatttatttatttatttatttatttatttattttctaatttaaaaggGAGGAGTCCTCTCATTCTAAATAATGTATCACCATTTAGTTCACACACACAATAACTCGCGTATCTCAAATATTCAAGAATGAATATGTCTATTGTCGATATaggataatgaaataagacaccATGAATCTGTgccttttgaaattttatttatcATTAACTAATAAAATTGCTCATGTTTTATTTATCATTATGATTTTATTAAGCGGCAACTTATGTTACAAACTTTGTTTCCTGTATAAAATAGCTCATATAGGAAATCAAGTTTTTGGCTTAAATTGTCACTAAATAAAAACATAACGAGAATAACTATTGCATTATCATTCTTTTCGGTTGTCAGCTTGTTTCGTTTCAGATGTTCGAAAAAGGTTATTGGCGATATGGATTTTACTGATagagtaataattataaaaggGCAAAAGTTACTGGAATGATATCAAGGTCTAGTTTCTAGAAGTACTACAAATATGTATCGCAGATTAATTAGGGacaccaaatcataaaaattaagATAAcaaaaactttaggccaaaagCGATTATGTTCACCCATTTCCTTATGTAAAATTGGTTTTTTCTTACTCTATATTAATTATGTAAAAAGAAAAGGACTAAAGAAAATCAAGGGTTGAAATGGCCAGTAAGAGTCAAATTGACTGGCCATATTGGTGTAACAAAAAGAGTTGTGACCTTTGCATGGGTTAAAATGAGGTCTATTTTTTTACGCTAATAATATTCTCTCTATACTACTAcatgtttcattttttttccctACAAATCATGAATGTTATCTCATGAGACAGCATTCATGATTTGCTCATCACCTTCCTCTTCTTTTTTCTGATTTCCCTATTAATTAAGGAATCAGACATATAATACATATCCAAAATTCTGTCCAAATTTTCAGATTAGAAGAGGAACATAATATAATTGACTAACTAAATCAGGTTTTTTACTTTTTGCAGAATCTTGATTAATTACATGTGATAATGGCTTTGATCTCCATCTAATCTCAAAGGGGCTGAATTAATTAAAGCAGATTATTTAGAGATGGGTGCATGTTGTACCTGTCAAAGGGGCCAAAATTTTGAAGGCAAACATCATAATCACAAtcataataataatcatcatAATTATTATGAGGAAAATAATGGGGAGCAGAAAGAGATTGAAGATGATTATCAAAGCATAGTAGGAAGAGGAGACTTGGGTGCCAATGTCAGGTTATGTGGATTTTCTAAATTTGTATCAATGTATAGTCAACAAGGTAAAAAAGGGATCAATCAAGATGCCATGACTGTTTGGGAGGTATTCTTCTTTCGATTCCTCTATATTATTTCTAAAATGATGCAAAATTTCTCCTCTatttttccattttcttcttcttctaaatcATTTTTATGATAAAAGTTAGACATATCCTACAATTCAAAGAATAATATGGTGCAtattttcattgatattatgttcATTTCTTTTATACTAATGTTTCCGAGTCATATTGGCCAAGGGTGGTCAATTGAATCCCCTTATCAAAATTACGTTGAGACATAGGTCATTAACTGTTTATGCATAttgaattattgataattgaattCCATTAGTACAATGAAAACTTCTTTCATTGTGGTCGGGGTTTAACATATGTTTTAGGTCATGGATAACTCGTAGCTATTAGGGATGGAGCTAGTGTTTGATTTACCGGGATTCAGTCGAAACCAGTAGCTTTGGTTCAAACCATGTATTTGTCTTACGAAATCTATTATATATGTAAACTTAAGATGACTAGAATCTGATAAGCTTCAAATACTAATTTCGCCTATGCTAGCTGTGATATATGTGCGAAGAGGACCGATACTATTATTAAACAATATTGTGCAGAACTTTGGTGGACAGAAAGGTATGTTCTTCTGTGGTGTGTTTGACGGACATGGACCCTCTGGCCACAAGGTTGCGCGCTATGTTAGAGATTTCTTACCTTCCAAAATTTCATCATATAATAATGAGATCAGTACCAACAGTATTAGATGGGATGTCGAAAAGGATGATGATGAAGCTTACAACCCATATTTTGCTGCTTGGAAAGATAAATTTCTCAAGTCTTTTAAAGAAATGGATCAAGAACTTGAAGGTGATGGTTCTATTGAAAGCTATTGCAGTGGCACGACAGCAGTGACTTTAGTTAAACAGGTAAAATAAACATACCTGAAAGAACCTAAATTTGTTGTGACGTTCGGTTTTTTTATTCtgtttttttgtctattttgaggTGGCTCTAATTGTTGAATTTTTCAGGGAGAACATTTGATAGTTGGAAATTTAGGAGATTCTCGCGCTATTATTTGCACCAGGGACGACAAAAATGAGCTTGTTTCTCAACAACTCACAGTGGACTTGAAGCCTAACCTTCCAGGTAGATACATTTTTACGCTGTCAGTGTATTATAATCatagaaggggagccttggcgtaactggtaaagttgctgccatgtgatcaggaggtcacaggttcgagccgtggaaacaatcTCTTGCAAAATGCAGGGTAAAACTGCGTACAAtaaacccttgtggtccggcctttCTAGCTTAGTGCACCGGGATGCCCTTTAGTGTATTATAGTCGTCGGTTATAACAGTTTATTCACTGCATTTTAGTGTATCAAATTATAGTTACTATAGATAGTTACCTGTTGTTACATGTCATCTTAATCTGATGGTGTTAAAAATCTTTACTCTGTCAGTGCTTGGGAAAGTGTTTACATAAGTTTGTTTAACTGGATTGACTTTATTTTGTTAATGTATTGTGCTGTCAATTTCAACAGCTGAATATGAGAGAATAAGAAGTTGTGAAGGAAGAGTAATGGCAATGGAGGAAGAACCAAGTGTATATAGGGTGTGGATGCCGGATCAAGATTGCCCTGGCCTTGCCATGGCTAGAGCTTTTGGAGATTTTTGCTTAAAAGACTTTGGCCTCATCTCTGTCCCTGAAGTTTATTATAGAAAGCTTACTGAGAAAGATGAATTCATTGTCTTGGCAACAGATGGGGTAAGCTATATCAGAATTCATACTTCTTACTTATTCACCTAATCCTAGTTTTTTGGCTACAACTTGCAGAAAAGAACAATGCTATTGTGTGTCTCTAAATTTGTGAGGTTATTACATGTCTTTGTGTAGATACTAAATTGTTCccaaatatgccaaacttggAGTTAGACTTCAACATCTCATGAGGAAGCTCCCCATAACACATTTTGGCAAATGCTATAGGACTAGAGGCGGATCCATGACTTTAGAGTCACTAGGTCCAGAGTGATCGCTGTCTAATATGTATGTGTATGCACATAGTGGCCGAATCATGAATTTCACTAAAgggagtcaaaatataaagaagtaaacaTATGAAGAAGCTAAGAGGATTCAATATATAGtagtatatacatataaaataaaataaaactgacATATATACGCAGTGTAATTATCCGGAAAAGGGTGGCTCTGCCACTGAATGCACATATACAATGATATACATAGTCCAAGTGGAAAGCAAGGGGTCAGTCACTATATATGTAGGACATTAAGCAGCTCTTAGACCAAATAAGGCAGCTAATACACatctttttttgtgtgtgtatagTTGTGGGATGTTTTAAGCAACGATGAAGTGATACGTATAGTAGCAACAGCAAGGAAGCGATCTATTGCAGCAAGATTGGTGGTGCATCATGCGGTTCGAGCCTGGAAATACAAGTACCCTTGTGCCAAGATCGATGATTGTGCTGTCGTATGCTTGTTCTTGAAACGCCAGAGGCCTCTGCTAACGAAATCATTGTCAGAAGTGACTGAGCTGAGCTTAAATTACACAGAGCTAGCAAGCAGTCAAAACAACACCCCCAACTCAAAAATAGATGATGGTCTTGATACACTGCTAAATTATCAACTCAAGGAAGAAAAAGATCCAAATGTAGCATTTGCAACTGGACTTAATGATGGATCAGGTAATGATAATAACAAGAGTTCGTCAAGGCACGCTCGTTACCTTAGCAGAAGAAAATCTGCAATGAATTTTTGAGTCCATTGATCAGCAGTATATGTTAAACTAAACATGTATACTACAAATTTAAATGAAATACTTGTATGTATTTTGATTTGTATAGTAGTCATGGGATATATAAAAGTTCTAAGGCAAAAGAATTTGGTgggtaaaaatatcataaaatcaagTCTGACACTTTTGGAGACTTGAAACTATTAGCAGTATATTGAGGCTAATTAGAAACCTAAATATAGCGCGGTTAACACTCCAACTAATCTTATCTCATGTGCTAAAATAGGATTTGCCAttgtcatttcatttttctttactaATGGCAAAACGATTCAGTCTAATTAATGAGACCAGGTTCATTCCAAACTTGACTTTGAGGATGTCCTGAATCATAATATGCATATAGTAGCTGATTTATACTCATAATGTATTCATGATTCGAAGTTTATGATTCTAGATTCTAGCTACTtaaagttattgggttctaaatttaTAATTTGTATATATGAAATGATCTTTTAAAGATAAATACAGTGTTTGAGTCAAATATATAGACACAGCCGATTCAACAAAACTCAATACGTCCTCCGAATATGTGCATGTGGTATGTGAAAAACTTACATATATATAAAGAGCAGAATTTACTGGCTAACTCCAAATAATTGGAGGTTTTTTGGGAGGTGACAGCAGAATTTAGTAGAGAAATCTACCAGTATCTTTTCTAAAATTCAAATGATTCGAGTTTAAATTTTTAACCGCGTAAAACAGAAAAATTTGTGTCCTACAACAAAATTTTGCCTAATCATAGGAAAGCTTAACGCAAAGCAAATTCCTGTACTCTCCTTAGATAGAATGGCAAAAAGCTatcaaaaatataaagtaattatatAGATGACGTTTGTAGTGGCTAAGCCTAAGTCAAACATTTATGTATAAGTTTAGAAGTTACTTTGATAAAGAAAACATTACTTTGTATTTACTATTGTTCGATATCTTTCGAGTTGAACTCGATTCTGTTCGAATTTTAGACGTAACTTATTGGTCTGAGATTATTTATTGGatgtattgtattgttctatTATTTTTGTCTACTATATATCTTTAATAACAGGTTAGTTATATCTACAACCAAAATGAAAACTGAATA from Nicotiana tabacum cultivar K326 chromosome 24, ASM71507v2, whole genome shotgun sequence includes:
- the LOC107787064 gene encoding putative protein phosphatase 2C 65, with amino-acid sequence MGACCTCQRGQNFEGKHHNHNHNNNHHNYYEENNGEQKEIEDDYQSIVGRGDLGANVRLCGFSKFVSMYSQQGKKGINQDAMTVWENFGGQKGMFFCGVFDGHGPSGHKVARYVRDFLPSKISSYNNEISTNSIRWDVEKDDDEAYNPYFAAWKDKFLKSFKEMDQELEGDGSIESYCSGTTAVTLVKQGEHLIVGNLGDSRAIICTRDDKNELVSQQLTVDLKPNLPAEYERIRSCEGRVMAMEEEPSVYRVWMPDQDCPGLAMARAFGDFCLKDFGLISVPEVYYRKLTEKDEFIVLATDGLWDVLSNDEVIRIVATARKRSIAARLVVHHAVRAWKYKYPCAKIDDCAVVCLFLKRQRPLLTKSLSEVTELSLNYTELASSQNNTPNSKIDDGLDTLLNYQLKEEKDPNVAFATGLNDGSGNDNNKSSSRHARYLSRRKSAMNF